A single genomic interval of Brachyspira hyodysenteriae ATCC 27164 harbors:
- a CDS encoding ParA family protein translates to MLKSIAFHILKGGVGKTTLSGNIAYKISQTAKTIIIDCDIQANTSNWFLKEKADYELADCLQGIPLGNAIKKIKDNLYIIPTKSKDSLLKNYAETKLFQEPFIFEDLNTELQKLGFEYAIYDLSPSISQLERCILLAINEVITPITPEYFSFDGIELFYNELQKINKSYRKNIKYNKIIINLINKSFETHKQYLNILQDLKKYNIYKVGQDRKIADSQKYNQTIYEYYPKSTTIEELNKIANDIIGA, encoded by the coding sequence ATGTTAAAATCTATAGCTTTTCATATATTAAAAGGAGGAGTAGGAAAAACTACACTTTCAGGAAATATAGCATATAAAATAAGCCAAACAGCAAAAACTATAATAATAGACTGTGATATACAAGCAAATACAAGTAATTGGTTTTTAAAAGAGAAAGCTGATTACGAATTAGCAGACTGTCTGCAAGGAATACCTTTAGGAAATGCTATAAAAAAAATAAAAGACAATTTATATATTATACCTACAAAATCAAAAGATAGTTTATTAAAAAATTATGCTGAAACAAAACTTTTTCAAGAGCCTTTTATATTTGAAGATTTAAACACAGAATTACAAAAACTAGGATTTGAATATGCAATATATGATTTAAGTCCTTCTATAAGTCAATTAGAAAGATGTATACTTCTAGCAATAAATGAAGTTATTACACCAATAACACCTGAATACTTTTCTTTTGATGGTATCGAATTATTTTATAATGAACTTCAAAAAATAAATAAGTCTTATAGAAAAAATATAAAATATAATAAAATTATAATAAATTTAATTAATAAATCATTTGAAACACATAAACAATATTTAAACATTCTTCAAGATTTAAAAAAATACAATATATACAAAGTAGGACAGGACAGAAAAATAGCTGACAGCCAAAAATACAATCAAACAATTTATGAATACTATCCTAAAAGCACTACAATAGAAGAATTAAATAAAATAGCAAATGATATAATAGGAGCATAA
- the rfbF gene encoding glucose-1-phosphate cytidylyltransferase translates to MKLVILAGGLGTRLGEETIVRPKPLVEIGGRPIIWHIMKYYSHFGINDFVVLLGYKGYMIKEFFNNYRMHLYDMKIDFSKNTSSFLEKKNHADMENWSIDLIDTGENSMTGGRIKRAEHLLKDEESFFLTYGDGVSNIDILKELEFHKKHGKIATMGAVFPPARWGAISINKDDMITNFIEKPRGDNAYINGGFFILNKKIFNYLNDDSTIFEKEPLRNLAKDKELMAFKHDGFWQCMDTQRDKYLLEEIWSKGNAPWKVW, encoded by the coding sequence ATGAAATTAGTAATTTTAGCTGGTGGACTTGGAACAAGGTTAGGTGAAGAGACAATAGTAAGACCTAAACCCCTAGTAGAAATTGGAGGTCGTCCTATTATATGGCATATAATGAAATACTATTCTCATTTTGGAATAAATGATTTTGTTGTATTACTAGGATATAAAGGCTATATGATAAAAGAGTTCTTCAATAATTATAGGATGCATTTATATGATATGAAAATAGATTTTTCAAAAAACACTTCAAGTTTTTTGGAAAAGAAAAATCATGCTGATATGGAAAATTGGAGTATAGATTTAATAGATACTGGAGAAAATTCTATGACAGGAGGAAGAATAAAAAGAGCCGAGCATTTATTAAAAGATGAAGAAAGTTTTTTTCTTACTTATGGTGATGGAGTATCTAATATTGACATATTAAAAGAATTAGAATTTCATAAAAAACATGGTAAAATAGCTACAATGGGAGCTGTATTTCCTCCAGCTAGATGGGGAGCTATAAGTATCAATAAAGATGATATGATAACAAATTTTATAGAAAAACCAAGAGGAGATAATGCATACATTAACGGCGGTTTTTTTATTTTAAATAAAAAAATATTTAATTATTTAAATGATGATTCAACTATTTTTGAAAAAGAACCTTTAAGAAATTTAGCCAAAGATAAAGAACTTATGGCTTTTAAACATGATGGATTTTGGCAATGCATGGATACACAAAGAGATAAATATTTATTAGAAGAAATATGGTCTAAAGGAAATGCTCCATGGAAAGTATGGTAA